Genomic DNA from Pirellulales bacterium:
TCGAGGCCACAAGCCATGAGGTGCGATCCATTGCCCTCAGATCAAAGTTGCTCGCGGCGAGTGGTGTACGTGACGACGGCTCCCATGGCACTGCGTAACCTCTGCGCTGGCCAATTGGCGTTTCTGCGCAGCCAGGGTTATGAGATTTATGCTATTTCCAATCCAGGCGAAGATTTGGACGTGGTTGCGCAGCGCGAGGGAGTGCATGTCATCGGCATTCCCATGCACCGCGAAATTCGACCCCTGGCCGACCTGGCCTCGCTCTGGCGCCTGTGGCGGCTGCTACGCCGTCTGCGTCCCGACATCATCACCACGGCCACCGCGAAAGCCAGTTTGCTGGGCCTGACCGCTGCCTGGTTGGCCCGGGTCCCTGCCCGGGTATATCAACTGTGGGGGCTGCGTCTGGAAACCACGCGCGGATTGAAGCGGCGAATTTTGTGGCTGATGGAAGTCATCACCGCGGCATGCGCCCAGCGCGTAATTTGCGTCAGCGAAAGCCTGCGCCGTGAATTTGTTGCTGCCCGATGCGCTCCGGCTGACAAAACCGTCGTGCTGCTGAACGGCTCTTCAAACGGCGTCGATGCGTCCCGCTTCAGGCAAACTCCCGAAGTTCAATCCGCAGTTCGAAAACTTCGCGCCGAATGGGGAATGGCCCCGAGCGATCCCGTGATTGGCTTCGTCGGGCGTTTTGTGCGTGACAAGGGAATTGCGGAGCTGATCGATGCATTCGATGAAATTTTGACCACACGGCCCGACGCCTGGTTGCTGCTAGTTGGCGATTACGAAACGGGGGATCCCGTTTCCGACAGTTATGTCCGCCGGATTGGCGGCCATCCGCGCATCATTCGTCCGGGCTTTGTCCGCGATTTGGCGCCCTATTACGGGGCGATGTCGGTGCTTGCTTTTCCGACGTATCGAGAAGGTTTTCCGAATGTCGTGTTAGAGGCCGCCGCGGCGGAGTTGCCGACAGTCACCTTCCGC
This window encodes:
- a CDS encoding glycosyltransferase family 4 protein, whose translation is MRCDPLPSDQSCSRRVVYVTTAPMALRNLCAGQLAFLRSQGYEIYAISNPGEDLDVVAQREGVHVIGIPMHREIRPLADLASLWRLWRLLRRLRPDIITTATAKASLLGLTAAWLARVPARVYQLWGLRLETTRGLKRRILWLMEVITAACAQRVICVSESLRREFVAARCAPADKTVVLLNGSSNGVDASRFRQTPEVQSAVRKLRAEWGMAPSDPVIGFVGRFVRDKGIAELIDAFDEILTTRPDAWLLLVGDYETGDPVSDSYVRRIGGHPRIIRPGFVRDLAPYYGAMSVLAFPTYREGFPNVVLEAAAAELPTVTFRATGAVDAVQDSATGLVVEIGDARGLAAALLKYLLDDNLRRRHGQAARERVLRDFSREPIWQALDAQFREVLAASKNSARA